One Methylosinus sp. LW4 genomic region harbors:
- a CDS encoding amino acid permease: protein MVQDTTTGARAPTRNFFARKSVDEILAENHIEEGGNFARALGPVSLTALGIGGIIGAGIFVLTGTVAAKFAGPGVVISFALAGLACAFVALCYSELAALIPVSGSAYTYTYATLGEVFAWIIGWDLVLEYGLGAATVAVGWAGYFNRVLHGIGIDLPPQWTTAYFSEAGHVGAAAGHGFFNLPAALVILALSLLLARGTHESSMFNNFIVFVKLGVVLIVIFFGVSHIDTAHWTPFVPENTGEFGHYGWSGVLRGASVVFFSYIGFDAVSTAAQEAKLPQRDVPIGIIGSLAICTVLFIGVAGVATGVVSYTALNVPDPIAVAMDATGASWMAWTVKIGALAGLTTVILALLFGQTRVFYSMAHDRMLPSVFARLHPVYKTPAISQIVVGVLVAIAAGLFPIEILDEMVSIGTLSAFALVCGAVLYLRRKSPELHRPFRAPGIPWVPICGIFSCLALMGALPIETWIRLFVWMAAGLALYYFYGSLRTRRR from the coding sequence GTGGTGCAAGACACGACGACCGGCGCGCGCGCGCCGACGCGCAATTTTTTCGCGCGCAAGAGCGTAGACGAAATTCTCGCTGAAAATCACATAGAGGAAGGCGGCAATTTCGCGCGCGCCCTCGGGCCGGTCTCGCTCACCGCGCTCGGCATAGGCGGCATCATCGGCGCCGGCATTTTCGTGCTCACCGGCACGGTCGCGGCGAAATTCGCCGGGCCGGGCGTCGTCATCTCCTTCGCGCTCGCCGGCCTCGCCTGCGCCTTCGTCGCGCTCTGCTATTCGGAGCTCGCCGCGCTCATCCCCGTCTCGGGCAGCGCCTACACCTACACATACGCCACGCTCGGCGAGGTTTTCGCCTGGATCATCGGCTGGGATCTCGTGCTCGAATATGGGCTCGGCGCGGCGACAGTGGCGGTCGGCTGGGCGGGCTATTTCAACCGCGTGCTGCATGGAATCGGCATAGATTTGCCGCCACAATGGACGACGGCCTATTTCTCGGAAGCCGGCCATGTCGGCGCCGCGGCCGGCCATGGATTCTTCAACCTGCCGGCGGCTCTGGTGATACTGGCGCTCTCGCTGCTCTTGGCGCGCGGCACGCACGAATCCTCCATGTTCAATAATTTCATCGTCTTCGTGAAGCTCGGCGTGGTGCTGATCGTTATTTTCTTCGGCGTCTCCCATATCGACACGGCGCATTGGACGCCTTTCGTGCCCGAGAACACCGGCGAATTCGGCCATTACGGCTGGAGCGGCGTGCTGCGCGGCGCCTCCGTCGTCTTCTTCTCCTATATCGGCTTCGACGCGGTCTCGACGGCGGCGCAGGAAGCCAAGCTGCCGCAGCGCGACGTGCCGATCGGCATCATCGGCTCGCTCGCCATCTGCACCGTGCTGTTCATCGGCGTCGCCGGCGTGGCGACGGGCGTCGTCTCCTACACGGCGCTCAATGTGCCGGACCCGATCGCCGTGGCGATGGACGCCACCGGCGCCTCCTGGATGGCGTGGACGGTCAAGATCGGCGCGCTGGCCGGCCTCACCACCGTCATTCTGGCGCTGCTCTTCGGCCAGACGCGAGTCTTCTACTCCATGGCGCATGACCGCATGCTGCCCTCCGTCTTCGCCAGGCTGCACCCGGTCTATAAGACCCCGGCGATCAGCCAGATCGTCGTCGGCGTGCTGGTGGCGATCGCCGCCGGCCTGTTCCCCATCGAGATCCTCGACGAAATGGTGTCGATCGGCACGCTCTCCGCTTTCGCGCTCGTCTGCGGCGCCGTGCTCTATTTGCGTCGCAAGAGCCCGGAGCTGCATCGCCCCTTCCGCGCGCCGGGCATTCCATGGGTGCCGATTTGCGGCATTTTCTCCTGTCTCGCGCTGATGGGCGCGCTGCCGATCGAAACCTGGATCCGCCTCTTCGTCTGGATGGCGGCCGGGCTCGCGCTCTATTATTTCTACGGCAGCCTGCGCACCCGCCGCAGGTGA
- a CDS encoding cryptochrome/photolyase family protein: MSAPAIIWFRRDLRLTDNRALSAAVASGAPLIPAFILDEEEGGEWRLGGASRWWLHESLAALSRDLEKRGAPLTLRRGDAQAELSRLVAETGAAAVYCNRIYEPWATDRDAELEAKLRERGVTTRSFAGALLAEPGSVCNAQGKPFRVFTPFWRALAERLQPAPPLPAPKKLQAAPAPASDRLADWRLQPKAPDWAEGLRESWRPGEAGAQRRLDDFLRDGIGAYALLRDFPAKDGASRLSPHLHWGEISPMQIWSATAAAPEAGRLAFLRELGWREFCHHLLAAHPDMPKAPLDKSFARFPWANDAGALEAWKKGETGYPLVDAAMRQLWRTGFMHNRLRMVAASFLVKHLLLPWREGERWFWDTLVDADLADNSGNWQWVAGCGADAAPYFRIFNPVLQGEKFDPDGAFVRRFVPELARLEAKYIHKPWAAPERALRQAGIALGETYPRPIVDHAAARKRALEAYASLRAG; this comes from the coding sequence TTGAGCGCGCCGGCCATCATCTGGTTTCGGCGCGACCTTCGGCTCACCGATAATCGCGCCCTGAGCGCCGCCGTCGCCTCCGGCGCGCCGCTGATCCCCGCCTTCATTCTCGATGAGGAAGAAGGCGGCGAATGGCGGCTCGGCGGCGCCTCCCGCTGGTGGCTGCACGAGAGCCTCGCCGCCCTCTCGCGCGATCTCGAGAAGCGCGGCGCGCCGCTGACATTGCGGCGCGGCGACGCGCAGGCGGAGCTCTCGCGCCTCGTCGCGGAGACCGGCGCCGCCGCCGTCTATTGCAACCGCATCTATGAGCCCTGGGCGACAGATCGCGACGCGGAGCTAGAGGCGAAGCTGCGCGAGCGCGGCGTCACGACGCGAAGCTTCGCCGGCGCTCTGCTCGCCGAGCCCGGCTCGGTCTGCAATGCGCAGGGGAAGCCCTTCCGCGTCTTCACGCCCTTCTGGCGCGCGCTCGCCGAGCGTCTGCAGCCGGCGCCGCCTCTGCCCGCGCCAAAGAAGCTCCAAGCCGCGCCCGCCCCCGCGAGCGATCGGCTCGCCGATTGGCGGCTGCAGCCGAAGGCGCCGGATTGGGCGGAGGGCCTGCGCGAGAGCTGGCGGCCGGGCGAGGCCGGCGCGCAGCGGCGCCTCGACGATTTTCTGCGCGACGGCATAGGCGCCTATGCTCTGCTGCGGGATTTTCCTGCGAAGGACGGCGCCTCGCGCCTCTCGCCGCATCTCCATTGGGGCGAGATTTCGCCGATGCAGATTTGGAGCGCGACCGCCGCCGCGCCCGAGGCGGGGCGCCTCGCCTTTCTGCGCGAGCTCGGCTGGCGGGAATTTTGTCACCATCTGCTCGCCGCCCATCCCGATATGCCGAAGGCGCCGCTCGATAAATCCTTCGCGCGCTTCCCCTGGGCGAATGACGCAGGCGCGCTCGAAGCCTGGAAGAAGGGCGAGACCGGCTATCCGCTGGTCGACGCCGCCATGCGCCAGCTGTGGCGGACCGGCTTCATGCACAATCGGCTGCGCATGGTGGCCGCCTCCTTTCTGGTGAAGCATCTCCTGCTGCCCTGGCGGGAGGGCGAACGCTGGTTCTGGGACACGCTGGTCGACGCCGATCTCGCCGATAATTCCGGCAATTGGCAATGGGTCGCCGGCTGCGGCGCCGACGCCGCGCCATATTTCCGCATCTTCAATCCCGTGCTGCAGGGCGAGAAATTCGATCCCGACGGCGCCTTTGTCCGCCGCTTCGTCCCCGAGCTGGCGCGGCTCGAGGCGAAATATATTCACAAGCCCTGGGCCGCGCCGGAGCGCGCGCTGCGCCAAGCGGGGATTGCTCTCGGCGAGACCTATCCGCGGCCCATCGTCGATCACGCCGCGGCGCGGAAAAGAGCGCTCGAAGCTTACGCTTCTCTACGCGCCGGGTGA